Within Deltaproteobacteria bacterium, the genomic segment GTCGCGCCCATTCACCTGGAAGTTGAGCGCCACGCCGAATGGCAGGGCGAACGTGCCGACGGCGTTCTCGATCATGATGTCGGCGACATCGAGCGGCAGGGCGTCCGCCGCGGTCAGCGCCTCGACGTCGGCGGCCGACAGATCCAGCGCCTCGGCGAGCCGCCGGCGCCGCTCGTCCACGGTGAGCTGGTAGAACGCCGGAATGCGTGACGTACTCATGCGCCTCCTTCCGCAGCGAGCCAGTCTCTCAGCCGGCCTCCGAGGACCACGGGCGCCCGCCCGAGGGCCTCGAGCTCGCGTGAGCCGGTGAGCACCATCGCCAGCTTGAGACCGGCGACGAGACGGTCGACGTACGCGCCGGCCGCCTCGACGCCGCCCTCGCGGTAGGCGCGGAAGATCGGCAGGGCCACGCCCGCCGCGCGCGCGCCGAGCGCGATCGCCTTGGCGACGTCGAGCCCGGTGCGGATGCCGCCGCTCGCGATCAGCTCGAGGCCGAGGCCGCGGAGCGCGATGAGGGTGGCCGCCGTCGGGATGCCCCAGTCGGCGAACAGCGCCCCGAGCTCGCGCTCGCGGCTCCCGGCGCGCAGCGCCTCGACCTTCACCCACGACGTCCCGCCCGCACCCGACACGTCGGCCGTGCGGACGCCCGCGGCCTTGAGACGCTCGCCGACGCCGCGCGAGAGCCCACAGCCCGTCTCCTTGACGACGATGGGGAGCGGCAGCTCGCGCACGAGGCGCGCGAGCGTCGCGAGGCCCTGTCGGAAGTCCCGGTCGCCATTCGCCTGGATCATCTCCTGGGCGGGATTCAAGTGGATGCAGACGGCGTCG encodes:
- a CDS encoding type 2 isopentenyl-diphosphate Delta-isomerase, translated to MAETISDRKRSHLELCEAAEVEYAGKTTLLEEVDLVHNALPELAVDEVDVGTTLLGKRLRAPLLISGMTGGTEEASAINRGLAQVAESHGIGFGLGSQRAMHRTPELAHTFAVREHAPTALVLANLGIVQAAALPAGEVERLARAVGADAVCIHLNPAQEMIQANGDRDFRQGLATLARLVRELPLPIVVKETGCGLSRGVGERLKAAGVRTADVSGAGGTSWVKVEALRAGSRERELGALFADWGIPTAATLIALRGLGLELIASGGIRTGLDVAKAIALGARAAGVALPIFRAYREGGVEAAGAYVDRLVAGLKLAMVLTGSRELEALGRAPVVLGGRLRDWLAAEGGA